A single genomic interval of Pyruvatibacter sp. HU-CL02332 harbors:
- a CDS encoding thioesterase family protein: protein MTAPAWDHENPYVASFKVQDADIDAFGHVNNAVYVRWINDGAWEHSKSLGLDFEKYRELDSGVIVVRHEIDYKSSAMPGETALVATWISANDGRVRLSRRFQICDEATGRTLVRAHTNFAVIALTSGRPRRMPQEFIDGYPVMWPAD from the coding sequence ATGACTGCCCCTGCCTGGGACCATGAGAACCCCTACGTCGCATCGTTCAAAGTTCAGGACGCCGACATCGATGCCTTTGGGCACGTCAACAACGCCGTCTATGTCCGCTGGATCAATGACGGCGCATGGGAACACTCCAAATCACTTGGCCTCGACTTTGAGAAGTATCGCGAGCTGGATTCTGGCGTCATCGTTGTGCGCCATGAGATTGACTACAAGAGTTCTGCCATGCCCGGCGAGACGGCACTGGTCGCCACATGGATCAGCGCCAATGACGGCCGCGTACGCCTCAGCCGCCGCTTCCAGATTTGCGATGAGGCCACGGGACGAACACTGGTGCGGGCGCATACCAACTTCGCTGTCATCGCCCTGACCTCAGGCCGCCCTCGCCGCATGCCGCAGGAATTTATCGATGGCTATCCGGTGATGTGGCCGGCCGACTAA
- a CDS encoding response regulator transcription factor — protein MSNIRKILLVDDDDALRESLAEQLDLHQEFEVTTADKGTDAVKLAKDAHVDLVLLDVGLPDMDGREVCRLLRGQGVKCPIVMLTGHDSDADTILGLDSGANDYVTKPFRFGVLLARIRAQLRQHEQSEDAVFKIGPYTFKPAAKLLLEEEANKKVRLTEKETAILKYLYRSGDRVVGRDVLLHEVWGYNAGVTTHTLETHIYRLRQKIESDPSNAEILVTETGGYRLVP, from the coding sequence ATGAGCAATATCCGGAAAATCCTTCTTGTTGACGACGATGACGCCCTGCGCGAATCCCTCGCCGAGCAGCTCGACCTGCATCAGGAATTTGAAGTCACGACCGCAGACAAAGGCACCGATGCCGTCAAGCTGGCGAAAGACGCCCATGTGGACCTCGTCCTCCTCGACGTGGGTCTTCCTGACATGGATGGCCGCGAGGTCTGCCGTCTTCTGCGTGGTCAGGGTGTCAAATGCCCGATCGTTATGCTGACGGGACACGACTCTGACGCGGACACCATTCTGGGCCTTGATTCAGGAGCCAATGATTACGTCACCAAGCCGTTCCGCTTTGGTGTGCTACTCGCGCGCATTCGTGCCCAGCTGCGCCAGCATGAGCAGAGCGAAGATGCCGTTTTCAAGATTGGACCGTACACGTTCAAGCCGGCGGCCAAGCTGCTGCTTGAGGAAGAAGCCAACAAGAAAGTGCGGCTGACGGAAAAGGAAACCGCCATCCTCAAATATCTGTATCGCTCCGGCGATCGGGTCGTTGGTCGTGACGTGCTGCTGCACGAAGTGTGGGGATACAACGCGGGCGTCACCACGCACACGCTTGAAACGCACATCTATCGTCTGCGCCAGAAGATCGAATCCGATCCGTCAAATGCGGAGATACTGGTGACGGAAACAGGCGGCTATCGCCTGGTGCCATAG
- a CDS encoding L,D-transpeptidase family protein, with translation MDIDVWQHGPKAHGGRLRIGNRVIRCAIGKNGITSPGCEGDGATPAGTFPLRRILYRSDRGQRPSTALCAKPIGPRDGWCDESSDPAYNQPVRLPYPASAEKLARRDRLYDVIVILGHNDTPVIPGLGSAIFMHVARRDFGPTLGCVALSPDDLAYVLRRVTKDSTITIHETPFGKSA, from the coding sequence ATGGATATTGATGTTTGGCAGCATGGCCCCAAGGCACATGGCGGCAGGCTGCGTATTGGCAATAGGGTCATACGCTGCGCCATCGGCAAGAACGGCATTACCTCGCCCGGATGCGAAGGCGATGGGGCAACACCCGCAGGAACATTCCCGCTTCGCCGCATTCTGTATCGAAGCGACCGGGGCCAACGACCATCAACGGCTCTCTGCGCCAAGCCGATTGGTCCGCGAGATGGCTGGTGCGATGAGAGCTCTGACCCCGCCTATAACCAGCCGGTCCGACTGCCCTACCCCGCAAGTGCTGAAAAACTTGCCCGGCGCGACCGACTCTATGATGTGATTGTGATCCTCGGGCACAACGACACGCCGGTGATACCTGGACTTGGCAGCGCAATTTTCATGCACGTGGCCCGGCGAGACTTTGGTCCGACGCTGGGTTGCGTTGCCCTAAGCCCCGATGATCTGGCCTACGTGCTGCGTCGTGTTACCAAAGACAGCACCATCACCATTCATGAAACACCCTTTGGAAAGTCCGCCTAG
- a CDS encoding YggS family pyridoxal phosphate-dependent enzyme: protein MSTTPDPSTHGPLEAIRTRIKSVAVDAGRAPDAVTLVAVSKTFPVEAIVPVLEAGQRIFGENRVQEAHEKWPTLRETFPDAHVHLIGPLQTNKAKDAVALFDAIHSVDRIKLARVLAREIEAQGRHPDLFLQINTGREPQKSGALPEDADGFIATCRDEIGLHIAGLMCIPPANEDPAPHFDLLADIAQRNAIEGLSMGMSADYHTAIAHGATHVRVGSAIFGIRTQHP from the coding sequence ATGAGCACCACTCCAGACCCCAGCACCCATGGCCCACTTGAGGCCATCCGTACCCGGATTAAATCCGTCGCCGTTGATGCGGGACGCGCCCCCGACGCCGTTACGCTTGTCGCGGTCAGCAAGACGTTTCCGGTCGAGGCGATTGTTCCCGTTCTTGAGGCGGGCCAGCGGATCTTTGGTGAAAACAGAGTTCAGGAAGCACATGAGAAATGGCCAACGCTTCGCGAAACCTTTCCGGATGCCCATGTACATCTGATTGGTCCCCTGCAAACCAACAAGGCCAAGGACGCAGTGGCCTTGTTCGACGCCATACATTCCGTCGATCGGATCAAACTTGCGCGCGTGCTTGCGCGTGAAATCGAGGCTCAGGGCCGGCACCCGGATTTGTTTCTGCAGATCAACACCGGCAGGGAACCCCAAAAGTCCGGAGCATTGCCAGAAGATGCTGACGGGTTCATTGCCACGTGTCGTGATGAGATTGGTCTGCACATCGCCGGGCTGATGTGCATCCCGCCTGCAAATGAAGATCCCGCGCCGCACTTTGACCTTCTTGCGGACATTGCACAGCGCAATGCTATTGAGGGGTTGAGTATGGGCATGAGTGCTGACTACCACACAGCGATTGCCCATGGTGCGACCCATGTTCGGGTCGGCAGCGCCATCTTTGGCATCCGGACCCAGCATCCCTAG
- a CDS encoding thiamine phosphate synthase gives MGADHKAALRTIARLADLRFAPRPRDAWPNLVIMTDRAVQGDAWDLADAVAAGTIICLRDYDLKDRANYTARLASACRHKNVRLVVGGDVSLALRVGAWGVHIPEGLWKRSIQDVVQARDHGLRVSTAIHSRQAARSVVIGGKVLCDVAMVSPVFPTLSHPGQPVLGPLGLAGILDALPTPAYALGGVTPRTIGRLAGLPLCGVAGIRFT, from the coding sequence ATGGGAGCTGACCATAAGGCCGCGCTGCGTACAATCGCAAGGCTTGCGGACCTGCGGTTTGCGCCGCGGCCGCGGGACGCGTGGCCGAACCTTGTCATCATGACGGATCGTGCGGTGCAGGGAGATGCCTGGGATCTGGCAGACGCTGTTGCGGCAGGTACAATCATCTGCCTGCGGGACTATGACCTGAAAGATCGCGCGAACTACACCGCAAGGTTGGCGTCCGCCTGCCGCCACAAAAATGTGCGTCTTGTGGTGGGTGGAGATGTCTCGCTCGCTTTGCGAGTCGGAGCCTGGGGAGTGCACATCCCTGAAGGTCTGTGGAAGCGGAGCATTCAAGACGTCGTGCAAGCGCGAGATCATGGTCTCCGGGTTTCGACCGCGATCCATAGCCGTCAGGCGGCAAGGTCTGTTGTCATCGGGGGCAAAGTTCTGTGCGACGTGGCCATGGTATCGCCGGTCTTTCCGACGCTAAGCCATCCAGGACAACCGGTTTTAGGTCCCTTGGGTCTCGCCGGAATTCTCGACGCGCTGCCAACACCCGCTTATGCACTGGGCGGCGTGACGCCAAGGACCATAGGTCGATTGGCGGGTCTACCCTTATGCGGCGTTGCAGGCATTCGCTTTACCTGA
- a CDS encoding porin, translating into MKKLLGTTALVAAAFATAPAMAADKINIKVGGYFVGSIAAVFDNDAGEGRTRAAAPAAIPLLQGQDQRTIRFGREAEIHFKGSTTLDNGVEVGVKFELESGERGASDTVDEAYLWVSGAFGEFQFGAQDGVGDQMPIVAPSPFLETFANDTDLDPLGAGDNRGAGLFSNTTAAVGAGGAGALVQSGNDGIINTVVDFSGDSDKIIYFTPRLAGFQIGLSFTPELEELSGDESFGDSFSGNNTIENIFEAGITWEYAFNGVDLGASFVYLTADGGVVNTNATGTPQVIGNSAPDLEDWAAGASVGFAGFTLGGAYAVKETDASQFGVGTAQPRVLEDYKAWDIGVTYGTGPWTFGVEYAEANRDASINPGAVARNFDEVDLSAIVTGVAYSLGGGANVTLGYKYAEDEAVDREGSALFTEFGVKF; encoded by the coding sequence ATGAAGAAGCTTCTTGGAACTACTGCCCTGGTGGCCGCCGCTTTTGCGACCGCGCCTGCCATGGCTGCTGATAAGATCAACATTAAGGTCGGCGGTTATTTCGTCGGCTCTATCGCTGCGGTTTTTGACAACGATGCAGGCGAGGGTCGTACCCGCGCTGCTGCACCGGCTGCCATTCCGCTCCTTCAGGGTCAGGACCAGCGGACTATCCGTTTCGGTCGTGAAGCTGAAATCCACTTCAAGGGTTCAACAACTCTCGACAACGGCGTTGAAGTCGGCGTCAAGTTTGAGCTTGAATCTGGTGAGCGTGGCGCATCAGACACCGTTGACGAAGCATACCTCTGGGTAAGCGGCGCTTTCGGTGAATTCCAGTTCGGTGCACAGGACGGCGTTGGCGATCAGATGCCAATCGTTGCTCCGTCTCCTTTCCTGGAAACGTTTGCTAACGACACCGACCTCGACCCACTGGGTGCCGGTGACAACCGTGGCGCAGGCCTGTTCTCCAACACAACAGCGGCTGTTGGCGCTGGTGGTGCTGGTGCACTGGTTCAGTCCGGTAACGATGGCATCATCAACACTGTTGTCGACTTCTCTGGCGACAGCGACAAGATCATCTACTTCACGCCACGTCTTGCTGGCTTCCAGATTGGTCTTTCGTTCACACCAGAACTTGAAGAGCTTTCAGGTGACGAGTCATTCGGTGACTCATTCTCGGGCAACAACACGATCGAGAACATCTTCGAAGCTGGTATCACTTGGGAATACGCATTCAACGGCGTAGACCTTGGCGCATCCTTCGTTTACCTGACAGCTGACGGTGGCGTGGTTAACACCAACGCAACTGGCACACCTCAGGTCATCGGCAACAGCGCACCTGATCTTGAAGACTGGGCAGCTGGCGCAAGCGTTGGTTTCGCTGGCTTCACACTTGGTGGCGCATATGCCGTCAAGGAAACAGACGCTTCACAGTTCGGTGTTGGTACGGCTCAGCCTCGTGTTCTTGAAGATTACAAGGCATGGGACATCGGCGTAACATACGGCACAGGTCCTTGGACTTTCGGTGTTGAATACGCTGAAGCTAACCGTGACGCATCAATCAACCCGGGTGCAGTAGCTCGCAACTTCGACGAAGTTGACCTGTCTGCAATCGTGACTGGTGTTGCTTACTCACTGGGCGGTGGCGCTAACGTCACTCTCGGTTACAAGTACGCTGAAGACGAAGCTGTGGACCGCGAAGGTTCTGCTCTCTTCACCGAATTCGGCGTGAAGTTCTAA
- a CDS encoding DUF3576 domain-containing protein: MNYLKIFAVSIAIAMGVAGCGTGIETENRFPTEKPGGKSDPFGRAGNEPGVFGEGGLFGLGGGSSGGGDNANGIGVNSFLWRASLDTTSFMPLSSADPFGGVIITDWFTAPEAPSERFKMTIYILDTSLRADGVKVSVFKQAQAPDGTGWVDAAVAPGTAAQLENAILIRARQLRIDTLAAEE; encoded by the coding sequence TTGAATTACCTCAAGATTTTCGCTGTCTCTATAGCTATCGCCATGGGTGTTGCCGGGTGCGGTACCGGTATTGAGACTGAGAACCGCTTTCCCACAGAGAAGCCCGGCGGCAAGAGCGACCCTTTCGGCAGAGCCGGCAATGAACCAGGTGTTTTCGGTGAAGGCGGTCTGTTTGGTCTGGGTGGCGGAAGCTCTGGCGGCGGCGACAATGCCAACGGCATCGGCGTCAACAGCTTCCTGTGGCGGGCATCTCTCGACACAACGTCCTTTATGCCTCTGTCTTCAGCTGATCCGTTCGGTGGTGTCATCATCACTGACTGGTTTACAGCACCGGAAGCACCCTCAGAGCGCTTCAAGATGACGATCTACATTCTCGACACCAGCCTGCGGGCTGACGGGGTGAAGGTATCAGTCTTCAAGCAGGCACAGGCACCAGACGGCACAGGCTGGGTCGATGCGGCGGTGGCACCAGGCACAGCAGCGCAACTTGAGAATGCAATTCTCATCCGTGCACGCCAGTTGCGCATTGATACGCTAGCGGCGGAAGAGTAA
- the leuS gene encoding leucine--tRNA ligase: MTTSVPDRYNPKTSEPKWQQAWDERNVFQTPPTDDDRPKYYVLEMFPYPSGRIHMGHVRNYAMGDVVARYKRARGHAVLHPMGWDAFGMPAENAAMEKGVHPKGWTYDNIAAMREQLKVIGLAIDWEREFATCDPDYYQHEQALFLDFLDAGIVERRKSTVNWDPVDNTVLANEQVIDGKGWRSGAPVERRELTQWFLKISDYSDELLEGLDTLGRWPEKVRLMQKNWIGKSQGARVFFPLSGSGVDADEKLEVFTTRPDTLFGASFCAISPQHPLAARLADGNAPIADFIADCAKVGTSEEAIEKAEKRGIDTGLTAQHPFIDGKQLPVYIANFVLMEYGTGAIFACPAHDQRDLDFARKYDLPVTAVVAPKDADASEFASTLEAGTEAYTGDGVAINSDFLDGLAVGEAKAKAISALEDKALGEGTTNYRLRDWGISRQRYWGCPIPIIHCDDCGVVAVPKADLPVTLPEDVTFDAPGNPLDRHATWKDVDCPTCGKAARRETDTFDTFVDSSWYFARFTAPDAATPTDREAANKWLPVDQYIGGIEHAILHLLYSRFFTRAMQKTGHVDLAEPFAGLFTQGMVNHETYKSADGAWLSPAEIDFKTIDGARTATARETGDPVSIGSVEKMSKSKKNTIDPTDIINEYGADTARFFMLSDSPPERDVEWTEAGVEGAWRFTQRLWRAVTGNAAAMPAPETPAPSDFSDAALVLRKETHKAIQGVTDGIDSFRFNSAVARLYELVNALSGFKIDADNAGDGFAVREASETLVQLAAPMIPHLAEEAWATLGHETLVVDLPWPQADDALLVEDSVTLAVQVNGKRRDELTVARDADQPTIEKAALALDKVQKALDGKQVRKVIVVPGRIVNIVG, from the coding sequence ATGACCACGTCAGTTCCAGACCGCTACAACCCAAAGACATCAGAACCCAAATGGCAGCAGGCCTGGGACGAGCGGAATGTCTTCCAGACCCCGCCGACCGATGACGACCGCCCGAAATATTATGTGCTGGAGATGTTCCCCTACCCGTCGGGCCGCATCCATATGGGGCACGTGCGCAACTACGCCATGGGAGATGTGGTGGCCCGCTACAAACGGGCGCGCGGTCATGCCGTGCTCCACCCCATGGGCTGGGACGCCTTTGGCATGCCGGCTGAAAATGCCGCCATGGAAAAAGGTGTCCACCCCAAAGGCTGGACCTACGACAACATCGCCGCCATGCGCGAGCAGCTCAAAGTCATCGGCCTCGCCATTGACTGGGAGCGCGAGTTCGCCACCTGCGACCCGGACTATTATCAGCACGAGCAGGCCCTTTTCCTGGACTTCCTGGATGCCGGCATTGTCGAGCGCCGCAAGTCCACCGTGAACTGGGACCCGGTCGACAACACGGTGCTGGCCAACGAACAGGTCATTGACGGCAAAGGCTGGCGCTCAGGCGCACCGGTTGAGCGCCGCGAACTGACGCAGTGGTTCTTGAAGATCTCGGACTATTCCGACGAGTTGCTGGAAGGCCTCGACACCCTGGGCAGGTGGCCGGAAAAAGTCCGGCTGATGCAGAAGAACTGGATCGGCAAGTCACAAGGTGCCCGCGTGTTCTTCCCGTTGTCGGGAAGTGGCGTGGACGCGGATGAAAAACTTGAAGTTTTCACAACCCGGCCGGACACCCTTTTTGGTGCTTCCTTCTGCGCCATTTCTCCGCAGCATCCACTTGCTGCACGGCTGGCCGACGGCAACGCGCCGATAGCAGACTTCATTGCTGACTGCGCCAAGGTCGGCACCAGCGAAGAAGCCATTGAAAAGGCCGAGAAGCGCGGCATCGATACTGGCCTTACAGCGCAGCATCCGTTTATCGACGGCAAGCAGCTGCCGGTCTACATCGCCAACTTCGTGCTGATGGAATATGGCACAGGCGCAATCTTTGCCTGCCCTGCCCACGACCAGCGCGACCTGGACTTTGCCCGCAAATATGATTTGCCGGTGACAGCCGTCGTGGCGCCCAAGGATGCCGATGCGTCTGAGTTCGCCTCCACATTGGAAGCCGGCACCGAGGCCTATACGGGCGATGGCGTTGCCATCAACTCTGACTTTCTCGACGGGTTGGCTGTTGGCGAGGCAAAGGCCAAGGCAATTTCCGCCCTCGAAGACAAAGCACTGGGCGAAGGGACAACAAACTATCGCCTGCGCGACTGGGGCATTTCGCGGCAACGCTACTGGGGTTGCCCCATCCCGATCATCCATTGCGATGACTGCGGTGTGGTAGCTGTGCCCAAGGCAGACCTGCCGGTGACATTGCCCGAGGACGTGACCTTTGACGCCCCCGGCAATCCGCTGGACCGTCACGCCACCTGGAAAGACGTGGACTGCCCCACATGCGGCAAGGCCGCCCGTCGCGAGACGGACACGTTTGATACCTTCGTGGATTCATCCTGGTACTTTGCGCGCTTTACAGCACCCGACGCAGCCACACCGACAGATCGCGAAGCGGCCAACAAATGGCTGCCTGTTGATCAATACATCGGTGGCATCGAGCACGCGATCTTGCACCTGCTCTATTCGCGCTTCTTTACCCGCGCGATGCAGAAGACCGGGCATGTGGATCTGGCTGAACCCTTCGCCGGGCTGTTCACCCAGGGCATGGTGAACCACGAGACCTACAAGTCCGCCGATGGCGCGTGGCTGTCACCTGCTGAAATCGATTTCAAGACAATTGATGGCGCCCGCACAGCAACCGCGCGCGAAACCGGCGACCCGGTCTCGATCGGCAGCGTTGAGAAAATGTCGAAGTCGAAGAAGAACACCATCGACCCGACCGACATCATCAATGAATACGGTGCAGACACCGCCCGCTTCTTCATGCTGTCCGACAGCCCGCCCGAACGCGACGTTGAATGGACCGAAGCCGGTGTTGAAGGTGCGTGGCGTTTCACACAACGTCTCTGGCGCGCGGTAACGGGCAATGCCGCCGCGATGCCTGCACCTGAAACGCCCGCACCATCTGATTTTTCAGATGCAGCGCTGGTTCTGCGCAAGGAAACACACAAGGCCATTCAGGGCGTGACAGACGGGATCGACTCCTTCCGCTTCAACAGTGCGGTTGCCCGGCTCTATGAGTTGGTGAATGCGCTGTCGGGTTTCAAAATCGACGCGGACAATGCGGGTGACGGCTTTGCGGTGCGCGAAGCAAGTGAGACACTCGTCCAGCTCGCAGCTCCCATGATCCCGCATCTTGCGGAAGAAGCGTGGGCGACCCTGGGCCATGAAACCCTGGTGGTCGATCTGCCCTGGCCGCAAGCAGACGACGCTTTGCTGGTGGAAGACAGTGTGACCCTGGCTGTGCAGGTAAACGGCAAGCGCCGAGATGAACTGACAGTTGCGCGCGATGCTGATCAGCCTACTATCGAGAAGGCTGCGCTGGCGCTGGACAAGGTGCAAAAGGCGCTGGACGGCAAGCAGGTGCGCAAGGTCATTGTGGTGCCCGGGCGCATCGTCAACATCGTTGGATAA
- the holA gene encoding DNA polymerase III subunit delta has translation MKLKASEIERFIKTPPDNVRAALIYGPDLGLVRERAKTLLNALTDTPDDPFSVADLEEQALKGDPARLADEAGAVAMFGGRRVVRVRDAGEAAAKSLAGYLDQPGDGFVILEAGELTPRSALRKLAESSKEAAALPCYADTAENLERLAQGMFREAGLDADHAVLTTLVEQLGADRQLSRNEIEKLILYKGGESPVTLEDIEASVGGADARGLDDAVDAAASGDMQAFDTSFAKLIESGVAPERMIRTLTMHLQRLHLVLGRVERGGRLDEILRSLRPPLHFSRQPAMRRQCAVWSRRRLDGALAMLADAEANCRGAGALTEPVVARAMMSIARAAAAGRRG, from the coding sequence GTGAAGCTCAAAGCCTCCGAGATAGAGCGTTTCATCAAGACGCCACCGGACAATGTGCGCGCCGCCCTTATCTATGGACCAGATCTGGGCCTGGTGCGCGAGCGCGCAAAAACCCTTCTCAATGCCCTGACCGACACACCGGATGATCCCTTCAGTGTCGCTGACCTTGAAGAGCAGGCCCTCAAGGGGGACCCCGCGCGACTGGCCGATGAGGCGGGTGCTGTTGCGATGTTCGGCGGACGCCGTGTGGTGCGTGTGCGCGATGCGGGCGAAGCCGCCGCCAAGTCGCTGGCCGGATATCTCGACCAGCCCGGCGATGGGTTTGTCATTCTGGAAGCCGGCGAACTGACACCGCGGTCAGCGCTGCGCAAACTGGCTGAGTCCTCCAAGGAAGCAGCCGCCCTGCCCTGCTACGCCGACACGGCAGAAAATCTCGAGCGTCTGGCCCAGGGCATGTTTCGTGAAGCCGGTCTCGACGCCGACCATGCCGTCCTCACCACATTGGTGGAACAGCTGGGGGCAGACCGGCAGCTGTCGCGCAACGAGATTGAAAAACTCATTCTCTACAAGGGCGGCGAAAGCCCGGTCACGCTGGAGGATATCGAAGCCAGTGTCGGGGGGGCCGACGCCCGCGGCCTTGATGATGCGGTGGATGCGGCCGCCAGCGGCGACATGCAGGCTTTCGATACAAGTTTCGCCAAGCTGATTGAAAGTGGCGTGGCACCGGAGCGAATGATCCGTACACTGACGATGCATCTGCAGCGCCTGCATCTGGTGCTCGGCCGTGTTGAACGCGGTGGACGACTGGACGAAATTTTGCGGTCCTTGCGCCCGCCCCTGCATTTCTCCCGGCAACCGGCCATGCGACGCCAATGTGCAGTCTGGTCCCGTCGTCGCCTCGATGGCGCGCTGGCCATGCTGGCGGATGCCGAAGCAAATTGCCGGGGCGCCGGCGCGCTGACAGAGCCGGTCGTCGCCCGCGCCATGATGAGCATCGCCCGCGCGGCAGCAGCAGGCCGACGAGGCTGA
- a CDS encoding ParB/RepB/Spo0J family partition protein, producing the protein MAADEGKRRGLGRGLAALIGDDAPAAKRAGQPAATISPNTVPIEFLKANPYQPRRDFTKEDLADLTASVAEKGVIQPIVVRPVSGATNSFEIVAGERRWRAAQAAKLDRVPVVVRDLSDAETLEIAIIENVQRADLNPIEEADGYDRLMEEFSYTQADVSKLIGKSRSHVANTLRLRSLPKKVRGFLAAGDLSAGHARAIMGHDDAVALAKQIIADGLSVREAEALGKKPFKAAKAKKASVSAEKDADTKSLERNIAESLGLTVSIDHKGDAGGKVLINYKTLEQLDEICRRLANGKI; encoded by the coding sequence ATGGCGGCAGACGAGGGAAAACGACGCGGACTGGGACGTGGGCTTGCGGCTCTGATCGGAGACGATGCGCCTGCGGCCAAGCGTGCCGGTCAGCCCGCAGCGACCATCAGCCCCAACACGGTGCCGATCGAATTTTTGAAGGCCAATCCGTATCAGCCGCGCCGAGATTTCACGAAGGAAGATCTGGCTGACCTGACGGCATCCGTTGCCGAGAAGGGTGTCATTCAGCCCATCGTGGTGCGGCCGGTTTCAGGCGCGACGAACTCATTCGAGATTGTTGCCGGTGAACGTCGCTGGCGTGCTGCCCAGGCTGCGAAGCTTGATCGCGTACCGGTGGTGGTTCGTGATCTCAGCGATGCCGAGACCCTCGAAATTGCGATCATCGAAAACGTCCAGCGTGCCGACCTCAATCCGATTGAAGAAGCCGACGGCTATGACCGGCTGATGGAGGAGTTCAGCTACACGCAGGCGGACGTCTCCAAACTCATCGGCAAGAGCCGCAGCCATGTTGCCAATACATTGCGTCTGCGTTCGCTGCCCAAAAAGGTGCGAGGCTTTCTTGCAGCCGGTGATCTGAGTGCGGGCCATGCCCGCGCGATCATGGGTCACGATGATGCGGTGGCGCTGGCCAAGCAGATCATTGCTGATGGTCTGTCGGTGCGTGAAGCTGAAGCGCTGGGCAAGAAGCCGTTCAAGGCCGCCAAAGCCAAGAAAGCCAGTGTTTCTGCCGAGAAAGACGCTGACACGAAATCCCTTGAGCGCAATATTGCAGAATCTCTGGGGCTCACCGTCTCGATTGACCACAAGGGCGATGCGGGCGGCAAGGTGCTGATCAATTACAAGACGCTGGAGCAGCTCGATGAGATCTGCCGTCGTCTGGCAAATGGCAAGATCTAG
- a CDS encoding AAA family ATPase, whose protein sequence is MDLSAIRAAVQPGQPRVLVLANQKGGVGKTTTAINLGTALAAVGERVLVVDLDPQGNASTGLGVDRNSRPVTAYEVLIGEAEIKDATIETTVPGLSLVASSMDLLGAELELADFEQRSHRLDNALDAFTSSEAGRAYSYVLVDCPPSLNLLTINAMVAADAILVPLQCEFFALEGLSQLLHTVERVRTSLNPDLEIQGIVLTMFDKRNNLSDQVAADVREYMGDKVYRTVIPRNVRISEAPSFGKPALVYDYKCAGSKAYMKLASELIQRERDIKHAAA, encoded by the coding sequence ATTGACCTGTCCGCGATCCGCGCTGCGGTCCAGCCAGGGCAGCCCCGTGTGCTTGTTCTGGCCAACCAGAAAGGCGGCGTCGGCAAGACCACGACAGCCATCAATCTGGGCACCGCGCTGGCCGCTGTCGGCGAACGGGTGCTGGTTGTCGATCTTGATCCCCAGGGCAATGCATCAACCGGTCTTGGCGTTGATCGCAACAGCCGCCCGGTGACGGCCTATGAGGTGTTGATCGGCGAGGCTGAAATCAAAGACGCCACGATCGAGACAACCGTTCCGGGTCTGTCACTCGTTGCCTCCTCCATGGATCTGCTGGGTGCAGAACTTGAGCTGGCTGATTTCGAGCAGCGCTCACATCGCCTCGACAACGCGCTTGATGCTTTCACGTCATCTGAAGCAGGCCGCGCTTACTCTTATGTATTGGTGGATTGTCCGCCGTCGCTCAATCTGCTGACCATCAATGCCATGGTCGCAGCCGACGCCATTCTGGTTCCGCTGCAATGTGAGTTCTTTGCCCTCGAAGGTCTGAGCCAGCTGCTCCACACGGTCGAGCGGGTGCGCACAAGTCTCAATCCTGATCTTGAGATTCAGGGCATCGTCCTCACCATGTTCGACAAGCGGAACAATCTGTCTGATCAGGTGGCCGCCGATGTGCGCGAATATATGGGCGACAAAGTTTACCGCACGGTGATCCCGCGCAATGTGCGCATCTCCGAGGCGCCGAGTTTTGGCAAACCGGCACTTGTCTATGACTACAAATGTGCTGGCTCCAAAGCCTACATGAAACTGGCTTCCGAGCTCATTCAGCGTGAGCGTGACATCAAGCACGCCGCCGCCTGA